Proteins encoded by one window of Antechinus flavipes isolate AdamAnt ecotype Samford, QLD, Australia chromosome 4, AdamAnt_v2, whole genome shotgun sequence:
- the ST6GALNAC1 gene encoding alpha-N-acetylgalactosaminide alpha-2,6-sialyltransferase 1: MTATAQSTNVRSCQWILGWIWWAFLCTLYMAVFLLLFSLSSCIRGPKYLPSSEDEGIPRTEVQEKTLTITTPLPTSKNAQITSLAASFQSPNSMSKKRLRVEYFQVEPRWKFEDEYRLEEGSLQTNCPDSVKVKAVQSSWLRELFLPNLTLFLDWEHFNLSEWDRLEHFKPPFGFMGLNYSIIQEILEKFPPVSQQQILLAAHPQPGGSHCVSCAVVGNGGILKRSRMGQEIDSHDYVFRVNGALINGYEQDVGTRTSFYGFTFYSLATSLKLLRNQGFHQMPMEKDIHYLHFLEGHKDFEWLKHMLRDQIMEKAVMERPLRVNAHTENLLSDQSLFPAPSGLMLITDSTPRMLFLLIKPFSLDRYLLIHPDLLRYVKNRFLRSDILDTINWTLYRPSNGAFLLFTAIQLCDQVSAYGFIINDFHQFADHYYDPEWKKMFLYLNHDFILEMRLWKQLHNEGIIQLYQGPKAITQQN, encoded by the exons ATGACAGCTACAGCCCAGTCGACCAATGTGAGGTCATGTCAGTGGATACTGGGTTGGATATGGTGGGCCTTCCTGTGTACCTTATATATGGCAGTCTTCttgcttctcttctccctttcttcctgtaTCAGGGGACCTAAATATCTCCCTTCCAG TGAGGATGAGGGGATACCCAGAACAGAAGTCCAGGAGAAGACATTGACAATTACAACACCCCTGCCAACCAGCAAGAATGCTCAGATCACCAGCCTAGCTGCCTCCTTTCAGAGTCCCAACTCCATGAGCAAGAAGAGGCTTAGAGTGGAATACTTCCAGGTAGAACCCCGATGGAAATTTGAGGATGAATATAGATTGGAAGAAGGAAGCCTACAAACA AATTGTCCTGATTCTGTGAAGGTCAAAGCTGTTCAGTCCTCTTGGCTTCGGGAACTCTTTCTACCCAACCTCACGCTCTTCCTGGATTGGGAACATTTCAACCTCAGTGAGTGGGATCGGCTGGAACATTTTAAGCCTCCTTTTGGCTTCATGGGCCTTAATTACTCCA TCATTCAGGAAATCCTGGAGAAGTTCCCACCTGTCTCTCAGCAGCAGATTCTTTTGGCGGCCCACCCCCAACCCGGGGGCTCCCATTGTGTTAGCTGTGCTGTGGTGGGGAATGGAGGCATCCTGAAAAGGTCTCGCATGGGCCAGGAGATAGACAGCCATGACTATGTATTCAG GGTGAATGGGGCTTTGATCAATGGCTATGAGCAGGATGTAGGTACCCGGACTTCCTTCTATGGTTTCACCTTCTATAGTCTGGCCACATCACTCAAGTTGTTGAGGAATCAGGGTTTTCACCAAATGCCAATGGAAAAG GACATCCACTACTTGCACTTCCTTGAAGGGCATAAGGATTTTGAATGGCTGAAGCACATGCTACGTGACCAGATAATGGAAAAAGCTGTCATGGAAAGACCTTTACG tgtaaatgctcacaccgAAAAT CTTCTCAGTGATCAGTCCCTATTTCCAGCCCCGAGTGGCCTGATGCTGATCACAGATTCAACTCCCAGGATGCTTTTTCTTCTAATAAAGCCTTTTTCTTTGGACAGGTATCTACTGATACACCCAGACTTGCTTCGATATGTGAAGAACAG ATTTTTGCGGTCAGATATCCTAGATACTATCAACTGGACTTTGTACCGCCCCTCTAATGGTGCCTTTCTGCTATTCACTGCAATCCAACTGTGTGATCAG GTGAGTGCCTATGGTTTCATCATCAATGATTTTCATCAATTTGCTGACCACTACTATGACCCAGagtggaaaaaaatgttcttataCCTCAACCATGACTTCATCCTAGAGATGAGATTGTGGAAACAACTACACAATGAAGGTATCATCCAGCTATACCAAGGTCCCAAAGCCATTACACAACAGAACTAG